TTCTTTACTGTTCTTGCCATGAGTTTCTTTACTGTTCTTGCCGTGAGATTCTTTACTGTTCTTGTCCTGAGATTCTTTACTGTTCTTGCCATGAGATTCTTTACTGTTCTTATCGTGAGTTCCTTTACTGTTCTTACCGTGAGATTCTTTACTGTTCTTATCCTGAGATTCTTTACTGTTCTTGCCGTGAGATTCTTTAATATTCTTGTCCTGAGTGTTTTACCCTTCTTGTAGTAAGTTTCTTTACTGTTCTTGCCATGAGTTTCTTTATTGTTCTTGTCGTGAGATTCTTTACTGTTCTCGCCTGAGATTCTTTACTGTTCTCGCCGTGAGTTTCTTTTCTGTTCTTGCCGTGAGATTCTTTACTGTTCTTGCCATGAGATTCTTTACTTTTCTTACCGTGAGTTTCTTTACTGTTCTTGCCGTGAGATTCTTTACTTTTCTTGCCGTGAGTTCTTTACTGTTCTTGCCGTGAGTTCCTTTACTGTTCTTATCCTGAGATTCTTTACTGTTCTTGCCGTGAGATTCTTTACTGTTCTTGTCGTGAGTTCCTTTACTGTTCTTGCCGTGAGATTCTTTACTGTTCTTATCCTGAGATTCTTTACTGTTCTTGCTGTGAGTTTCTTTACTGTTCTTGCCGTGAGTTTCTTTACTGTTCTTGCCGTGAGATTCTTTACTGTTCTTTTCCTGAGATTCTTTACTGTTCTTGTCGTGAGATTCTTTAATGTTCTTGCCATGAGATTCTTTACTGTTCTTGTCCTGAGATTCTTTACTGTTCTTGCCGTGAGATTCTTTACTGTTCTTGTCGTGAGTTCCTTTACTGTTCTTGCCGTGAGATTCTTTACTGTTCTTATCCTGAGATTCTTTACTGTTCTTACCGTGAGTTTCTTTACTGTTCTTGCCGTGAGATTCTTTACTGTTCTTGTCCTGAGATTCTTTACTGTTCTTGCCATGAGATTCTTTACTGTTCTTTTCCTGAGTTCTTTACTGTTCTTGTCGTGAGATTCTTTACTGTTCTTGCCATGAGATTCTTTACTGTTCTTGTCCTGAGATTCTTTACTGTTCTTGCCGTGAGATTCTTTACTGTTCTTGTCGTGAGTTCCTTTACTGTTCTTGCCATGAGATTCTTTACTGTTCTTATCCTGAGATTCTTTACTGTTCTTACCGTGAGTTTCTTTACTGTTCTTGCCGTGAGATTCTTTACTGTTCTTATCCTGCGATTCTTTACTGTTCTTACCGTGAGTTTCTTTACTGTTCTTGCCGTGAGATTCTTTACTGTTCTTGTCCTGAGATTCTTTACTGTTCTTGCCATGAGTTTCTTTACTGTTCTTGCCGTGAGATTCTTTACTGTTCTTGTCCTGAGATTCTTTACTGTTCTTGCCATGAGATTCTTTACTGTTCTTATCGTGAGTTCCTTTACTGTTCTTACCGTGAGATTCTTTACTGTTCTTATCCTGAGATTCTTTACTGTTCTTGCCGTGAGATTCTTTAATATTCTTGTCCTGAGTGTTTTTACCCTTCTTGTAGTAAGTTTCTTTACTGTTCTCGCCGTGAGATTCTTTACTGTTCTCGCCCTGAGATTCTTTACTGTTCTCGCCGTGAGTTTCTTTTCTGTTCTTGCCGTGAGATTCTTTACTGTTCTTGCCATGAGATTCTTTACTTTTCTTACCGTGAGTTTCTTTACTGTTCTTGCCGTGAGATTCTTTACTTTTCTTGCCGTGAGTTTCTTTACTGTTCTCGCCGTGAGACTCTTTACTGTTCTCGCCCTGAGATTCTTTACTGTTCTCGCCGTGAGTTTCTTTTCTGTTCTTGCCGTGAGTGTCTTTACTGTTCTTGCCGTGAGTTTCTTTACTGTTCTTGCCGTGAGTTTCTTTACTGTTCTTGCCATGAGATTCTTTACTTTTCTTACCATGAGTTTCTTTACTGTTCTTGCCGTGAGATTCTTTACTTTTCTTGCCGTGAGTTTCTTTACTGTTCTTGCTGTGAGATTCTTTACTGTTCTTGCCGtgtttgtctttactgttcttgCCATGAGATTCTTTACTGTTCTTGTCATGAGTTTCTTTACTGTTCTTGCCGTGCGATTCTTTACTGTTCTTTTCATGATTTCCTTTACCCTTTGTGTCGAGAGTTTCTTTACTGTTCTTGCCGTGAGATTCTTTACTGTTCTTGCCATGAGTTTCTTTACTGTTGTTGTCGTCATGATCTGTTTGTTCCGAATAGAAGATGGGTGGGAGTCCATGGAAATCACAGTCTTTTCTTGACTGAGCAGGGTGTTGTAAAGGATTTaagttctgaaaaaaaattagagCAAAGGCATTTCATAGCTAAACAGCAGGAAAAACAAGGATCATACAAGTACAGTTTATTGAGAGTATGTTATTGAAATGTATACCTGAGCTTCATAAATCTCACATTCCACTTCTGGCTCTTCATTTCCGACCTTAGAGGACTTACAGAAGCCATATCGCTAGAGAAAGGGAGAGAGGTATTCAAAACTGTTATTGAAATGTATACCTGAGCTTCATAAATCTCACATTCCACTTCTGGCTCTTAATTTCCGACCTTAGAGGACTTACAGAAGCCATACCGCTAGAGAAAGGGAGAGAGGTATTCAAAACTACAGGGCTTGGAAAAACATTTAAggatttacatgtttttttaaatgacatgttacatacaaatatacaaatgatGCATTATGTAATTGAATATGCgctaatttgcatatatttctAGAAAAGGAATCTGAACATTGGATAAGGCCAAgttgaaaattaaatatatttacaaaccTCATTAAGATAGAAATAAAACTGTTAGGTTTGGTAAGTGCTACTGATGTGGAGGAAACTCAACACTGTGTCATGGGCCCTGCTTACACCTGTTATTAAGATGCGTTTTGGTCGATCAGATCACAAGTACACAAGGAAGACACAGTCCTGTTCACACCTGGTGTTTTAGTCCAGCTACTATCCACTTTCAACTACTTCTGTCCTGATTTCTTTTGAGGGGAGGGTCTATGAGCCAGTGTGTGGGCTTTCTCTGATCTTTTGttctaatattgtgaaatggcTTTCACAATTTACATATGAgtcaaatgctgttttttttttttgtttgtttgttttttttgtctgtctgtttgttttttccaaagctatttttaaaacgttggctgcatggattaaaaataaataaataaaatactacacaTCAATCAAAATTGCACTAAGAGAtcgattttttattttttattttttccattttctccTGTTTATGCGCATGCAAATCTAAACcactaaaaagaaaacatttatttttaatgggtTGCATACACTTATCAACTGTAATTTGATTCAAACCTAATTTAACATTCTAGTTTAGTAGATTAATGAATGAGAAATGAACTGAAATTAGCTCAGTCAGTGAAGTAGGTGGACTTTAGTTTGAACACAATCCAGTTGAATGCGTTTTCGACTACCTCTGGATGTGGTCAAAAGTGGACAAGCTCAAAACCCTGTATTTAGCATTGTCAACTTGTGATCAGATCAACCAAAACACAACttaataccaggtgtaaacagggccaTGGTGTTGATACTATGACCTTCAGTGTGTCAGCATACTATAAAAGGATCATGCAAAATATCATCAGCTTCATAGAAGCTActttgtctgtgtctgtctgtctgtctctgtgtctgtgtgtgtgtctgtgtgtgtgtgtgtgtgtgtgtgtgtgtgtgaaatctgTGGTTTGTGGAaaacaaagaaatggaaagttcTAGCTATTTTAAGAGATGTGCATCACCATCCTCCTGTTTTATTGCAGAGATGACACTTTGTTTTGTGTGTCATCTGTTTAGGAGAACATGCTTGGCTAGCTCCCAAGGGAGCGTGCTGCCCTCACTGTGATCGTTTCATGTTGAGGAAGCTGGTGAAGATGCATGGCGACTTCGATCAAGGTGGTGCAGGTAAAGCTGGTAGATGAATTTGAGATGGGTATATCTCTTTCTCAAGCTTCACCCTCTAGCTCTGAGTTGGTTGAGATGATGGCCCAGTCCCAAGCTAGACTCAGTCTAGGCTGGCTGGTGGAAAATCAGGAAGTCACACCAAGTAAACTTGGTCAGCGATTCCTGATGGTTTGTCAACTCTTCACTTGTAAGCCTACTGTTTCTAAAACATATTTGGCTATCATAATCACCTCAgtgaatttaaattattcagaaATGAGAGGACTGTGTGAGCAAAGATACGAGAAGATGTTCCAGGTTGAAGAGTCACTTGTTAGCTATTCAGTCAGGGTCCTGACTGCCGCAGTCCTTTAGGCCCTGTAAACACTTTAGACCAAGTAACAAGTACTAGTTCTTGGAGGGAGGGTCAGAAAGTGAGCGTGATTTCCCATGCTCCCCATCCTATGAGTCAATGAGTGAAGGATTGTGCCCACAGTAAATCCAGGAAGGTTATTTCCATTCCCAGGTCTGAGCAGCCTAAGCCTTGAGATCCTTAGATTACACCCACTTCCACCCCCTCATCCTTCACAAAATGGAGGATATTGGGGCATAAAAGTTAGAGATGAGATGTTTGCTCTAACAGGAATGAAGCCTTGCATTTATAGTTTAAGGAAAGGGGATTGAGCAACACTCTCCATTTGGATGAGGTACTCAACGTAACTCAGGTTTTCAAGGAGTGAAGGATCACATTCTGGCAGGTAGAAACACtcaggtttttatttatttttttcctttgggAGGGATTTAGGGGATCTGCATTATTCAGTTAGATCCAGAGTGGACTGAATAGCCGTTAGCAAACTTTGCATTTGTTGCCTCCTTCCTTCCCCTGAGGAAGGCGGCAACTATTTTTCTGATCACTTTTATTCAGTGGTATAAATTgaatttgtcattaatgtcattaaGTGTTAATACTCTGtcaaataattttataacaGTGTCATGAATACTTTTCTTGACCTCAACTACAGTGgtacaaatttaatttgtcattaaaatgtcatagttttagccagagataccttgctaaagcacaagatgaCATTAAcattctgcttgagcagatgaaaattgtaacttaaagggatagttcacccaaaaatgaaaattctgtcatcatttactcaccatcaagtagttc
The sequence above is a segment of the Onychostoma macrolepis isolate SWU-2019 chromosome 22, ASM1243209v1, whole genome shotgun sequence genome. Coding sequences within it:
- the LOC131531065 gene encoding biorientation of chromosomes in cell division protein 1-like 1, yielding MCNMRELVILAALISAIHAASLPIGTDVQYKCQEDQDNIATLEAERFINDHHHYGYKFKFVSLDSRSAEKKTDPCEVVLGITLEETECYIVNPKPLDQCNARTETETKVIAKCNVTMFSIEGQAAVKCFICATEPASHEMTKCPDCQSLLPLDDQKGLECVKTALQKFNKRSAHKSYFKLLEVGRISTKLMISGQYFFAQFAIMKTNCPRKVASKKQKACKALCGNQARYGFCKSSKVGNEEPEVECEIYEAQNLNPLQHPAQSRKDCDFHGLPPIFYSEQTDHDDNNSKETHGKNSKESHGKNSKETLDTKGKGNHEKNSKESHGKNSKETHDKNSKESHGKNSKDKHGKNSKESHSKNSKETHGKKSKESHGKNSKETHGKKSKESHGKNSKETHGKNSKETHGKNSKDTHGKNRKETHGENSKESQGENSKESHGENSKETHGKKSKESHGKNSKETHGKKSKESHGKNSKESHGKNRKETHGENSKESQGENSKESHGENSKETYYKKGKNTQDKNIKESHGKNSKESQDKNSKESHGKNSKGTHDKNSKESHGKNSKESQDKNSKESHGKNSKETHGKNSKESQDKNSKESHGKNSKETHGKNSKESQDKNSKESHGKNSKETHGKNSKESQDKNSKESHGKNSKGTHDKNSKESHGKNSKESQDKNSKESHGKNSKESHDKNSKELRKRTVKNLMARTVKNLRTRTVKNLTARTVKKLTVRTVKNLRIRTVKNLTARTVKELTTRTVKNLTARTVKNLRTRTVKNLMARTLKNLTTRTVKNLRKRTVKNLTARTVKKLTARTVKKLTARTVKNLRIRTVKNLTARTVKELTTRTVKNLTARTVKNLRIRTVKELTARTVKNSRQEKNTQDKNIKESHGKNSKESQDKNSKESHGKNSKGTHDKNSKESHGKNSKESQDKNSKESHGKNSKETHGKNSKESQDKNSKESHGKNSKETHGKNSKESQDKNSKESHGKNSKETHGKNSKESQDKNSKESHGKNSKGTHDKNSKESHGKNSKESQDKNSKESHGKNSKESHDKNSKESQEKNSKESHGKNSKESQDKNSKESHGKNSKETHGKNSKESQDKNSKESHGKNSKGTHDKNSKESHGKNSKESQDKNSKESHGKNIKESHDKNSKESQEKNSKESHGKNSKETHGKNSKETHSKNSKESQDKNSKESHGKNSKGTHGKNSKESHGKNSKESQDKNSKGTHGKNSKETHGKNSKKTHGKNSKETHGKNSKESHGKNNEEVTESKSEDCPYHGLVPPSIYPICPFLPPCLCQGPPDLVPRGP